In Henriciella litoralis, the genomic window CGGCGGTTCAGAGCTTGCGGCACATCTGCATGTCGCGCGCACAATCTGCCGCCGCGCGGAACGGGACGTCGCGCGCCTCGCCAGCATTGACGACGAAGCGGTCAGTGAGGCCGCGCTCAGCTACGTGAACCGCCTGTCGGACTGGCTGTTTGTCGCCGCCCGCGCCGCCAACGAGAATGGCAAGTCGGACATCAAATGGGTGCCCGGCGCCAATCGGTAGGAATTGAGATGTCGACTCCACCGCACAAACGTTTCCTTGGCAAATGGGTCCTCGACCCTGCGAGCTGCAAATACGAACAAGGCGAAGCTCCCGTCAGCGGGACCTACGTCATTTCGGAAAGCGGAGATGACCTCGCCTTTCAAATGAGCTGGACAGACAGATCAGGGCAGGACCACGACGCCCACTTCCAGGGCAAGCCTGACGGCATCGCCACCCCCTTCAATGCGCCCGGCCTGGCTGATAGTTTCTCTATCGACATGCCGACCCCATCCGAGCTCAACTCATCAGCCTCGCTGAACGGCGCACTCACCATGCGCGCAACGCGAACACTTATCGATGACGACACAATGCGGATTGTGCAGACCGTCTTTCTCCCCGATGGCACACAGCCGTCGAACCGATCAGTCTATTATCGCGATTGAATCAGATTGTCTGAGTAGCAGGCGCCCGCTCAGCTCGATGTCGGAGGCATCATGTCCCGATCGACAAAATTCGTATCCGCAAGCGCGGCGACATAGGACCTGCGCAGCTTCTTCAGGATTGGCGCCATCTGTTTCCACTCCTCCGACGTCAATGTCGAAGCAATACTGTTCAGATCAGGCGACACAGACGCATCACACTCCTGTTTGACCGCAACACCAAGCTCCGTAAGCTCAACATGTTTCGCCCGGCGGTCAGTCGTGGATGGCACAATTTTCACGAGCTGCTTGCGTTCGAGTTTACGCACGGTCGATGACATTGTTGGCTGAGACACGTGCATCAGATCTGCAATCTGCGTGATCTTCATGGGGCGCTCAGCAGATTGCATGACGAACAGCACAGCGTATTGCGCCACAGTCATCTCTCTCGGGAGAAGACCCGTCATCATGCAGGCGCCAAGATGAGATATCCGCCCGATCTCTATCAGCGCCGCATGGGCCACGGCATCGTGAAGAAACCAGGCTTTCTTAGTATCTCCATCTGCTGGCATGAATGGTGAACCTAACTCTTTAAGACAGTTTGATCTAAGGCAAAACAGATAGATCCAAGAGTAAATTTTGAAACATTCGCAATAAAGAAAACCAAATCCAGTTGGGTGACAACTTCGCCGCTGTACTTGGAATATACCCCTGGTTGTTCGCGTCAATCTTTGCGGCAATCGCGGCGGGGCGAAGAAGTTTCACACGCTTTTCAGGCTTGAGATTTGCGCGCCACGCGTGCATCTATCGCCGCATGACCGATACACCGCCAGACAGACTTAGCCTCGATCCGCGAAGCCCCTTCTATGACGAGGCCCTCATCGCGCGGGGCGTCGGCGTCCGCTACAAGGATCAGGAGCGGACAAACGTCGTTGAGTACTGTTTGTCCGAAGGCTGGATCAAGGTGGTCGCCGGAAAGGCGCTCGATCGGAAAGGCCAACCCTTGACGCTGACGCTGAAAGGCCCTGTCGAAGTCTGGTTCGAAGACGTCGAAAGCTAGGTTTTTCAAGGGGACTGGCGCGCTGGCGACAGCGACGAAATGACCTTTGACCCGCCGACACGCTTGATTGTTACAGGTTGCTTCTCTAGTTCATCATCAGTCTTCTGAATTGCAACTATGGGAGCTAGCCTATGAAGGTGCTCGTACCCGTCAAACGGGTCATTGATTACAACGTCAAAGTTCGCGTCAAATCTGACCAGAGCGGCGTTGATCTCGCTAACGTCAAGATGTCCATGAACCCGTTCGACGAAATCTCCGTCGAAGAAGCGGTGCGCCTGAAAGAAAAAGGCCCCGTTGAGGAAGTCATCGTCGTCTCCGTCGGGCCGCAACAGGCGCAGGAAACCCTCCGCACCGCGCTCGCCATGGGCGCTGACCGCGGCATCCTCGTCAAAACCGACGATACGGTTGAGCCTCTGGCGGTCGCCAAGATCCTCAAGGGCATTGTCGAGGCCGAAGGCCCCGATCTCGTCATCCTCGGCAAGCAAGCCATTGATGACGACTCCAACCAGACCGGTCAGATGCTGGCCGCGCTGCTTGACTGGCCACAGGCAACTTTCGCCTCCGAAGTCGTGCTGGAAGCTGGCAAAGCCACCGTCACGCGCGAAATCGATGGCGGTCTGCAAACGCTCTCGCTTCAGACGCCGGCAATTGTCACGACTGACCTTCGCCTCAACGAGCCACGCTATGCGTCGCTTCCAAACATCATGAAGGCAAAGAAAAAGCCGATTGATGAGAAGGCCCCTGGCGATTTTGGCGTCGACACCACACCGCGCCTCAGCGTTGTGAAAGTGACCGAGCCACCGGTTCGCGAAGCTGGTGAAAAGGTCGAGGACGTCGCCACGCTCGTCTCCAAACTTAAATCGAAGGGAGCAATCTAATGGCTGTTCTCGTAATTGCTGACCACGACAACTCCACGCTGACCGACGCCACCCACAAGACGGTGACGGCTGCTGCCGCTTTCGGCGGTGACATCGACGTGATCGTCGCGGGCAAGGATGCAGGCGCTGTCGCAGACGCGGCCGCCAAGATCGACGGTGTCCGCAAGGTTCTGCTGGCTGAAGGCGATGCTTATGAAAAGCAACTCGCTGAAGCCATGGAAGCTCTGATCGTCCCGCTGATGGACGGCTATGACGCGCTCTTCTCGCCTGCCACCACGATGGGCAAGAACGTTACCCCACGCATCGCGGCCAAGCTCGACGTCATGCAGATCTCCGACATCACCGGCATTGAAGGCACCGACACGTTCGAGCGCCCGATCTATGCTGGTAATGCGATCATGACGGTCAAATCGTCCGACGCAAAGAAAGTCGTCACCGTTCGCGGCACGGCCTTTGATGCGGCTGGCGAAGGTGGCTCGGCTTCGGTTGAAAAGATCGACGCGCCAGCTGGCCCGTTCAAATCAGAGTTCGTCGAAGAGAAGATCGTCCAGTCGGACCGTCCAGAGCTCACCTCCGCCAAGACCATCGTGTCTGGTGGCCGTGCCCTCGGCTCGAAGGAAGAGTTTGACCGCCTGATGATCCCACTGGCTGACAAGCTCGGTGCTGGTATCGGTGCCTCGCGCGCCGCTGTCGACGCAGGCTATGCGCCGAACGACTATCAGGTCGGCCAGACCGGCAAGATCGTCGCACCAGAACTATACATCGCGATCGGTATCTCGGGCGCCATCCAGCACCTTGCTGGCATGAAGGACTCCAAGATCATCGTCGCGATCAACAAGGACGAAGAAGCGCCAATCTTCCAGGTCGCCGATTACGGCCTGGTCGCTGACCTCTTCAACGCTGTGCCTGAGCTAACCGAAGCTCTCTAGGCCAGCGCCAGATCGATAAAATCGAAAAGCCCCGGGTCCATGGCCTGGGGCTTTTTTTAGTCCATGGCCTCCAGCTCACTCATGACATCCTGCATGAGCGGCCCGATCTCGGTGTTGAGCACCAGATGGGCATAAGGGTCGAGATCGGTCGGCTCGCGGTTGACGATCACCAGGCGCGCACCGGCCCGCACAGCCATGACCGGAATACCGGCCGCTGGATAAACGACGAGCGATGAGCCGAGCACGATACAGAGGTCGGAGGTCTCCGCCTCTGCCGTGGCGCGCTCCATCTTGTCTTCCGGCATCGGCTGGCCAAACGAGATCGTGGCGGTTTTCAACAAGCCCGCACAATTAACGCAAATGATCTCCTCATCAGCCTCCCAAGGCGCGCGAAGCTCCTCCAGCTCGTGTCGCATCCCGCAGTCGAGGCATTTGGCGTAGGACGCATTGCCGTGGAGTTCGATGACCTTGTCATCCGGCACACCGGATTCCTGGTGCAGATTGTCGACATTCTGCGTGACGACAGAGGTCACCTTTCCGCGCTTTACGAGATCCGCAATGGCGTAGTGGCCCGAATTCGGGGACGCGCCGACCCAGCCCGCCGAGCGATTGAACACGCGCGCCCAGGCTTCACGGCGCTTGTCGCGTGAGGCAACGAAGTCCTGATAGTAAATCGGCTGCATCTTGCTCCAGACGCCGCCAGGGCTGCGGAAATCGGGAATACCGCTTTCCGTTGATATGCCGGCGCCGGTGAAGACGAGCACGCGGTCAGCATTATGAATGAGCCGCGCGAGTTTTTGTGCATCTGTCATGAGAGCAGCCTACACAAAGCCTAGAACAGCATCCAGATACCCATTGCGACCATCATAACATTTTCCGTAAGCGAAACAAAGCCGAGCGGCACGTTGGAATTGCCCCCAACGCACGCACATTTCAGCTCCCTCTTGTCGATATAGACCGCCTTGATGACAGACACCGCGCCAATACCACCGATAATGATCGCAATCGGGGAGGCCAGCCAGATCAGCACGCCGGAGATCATCAAGATGCCCGCCAGTGCCTCTGCGAAAGGATAGACGAACGCGTATCGCGTATAACGCTGCGCCAGAAGGTCATATCCCAGAAACTGGTTCTGGAAGGCGCCGAGATCCTGCAGCTTCTGGATCGCGAGAATACACATCGAAACGGCGATGAACCATTGCAGCGCCCGGGCCGTGAAGATCGTACCATAGGCGGCAAAACTCATGGCGAGCGCCATCAGGAAGGCCGTCGCGAAGATCGCGATGACCGGCTGGTAGCTGGTCTCGTCCTTCTTGTCGTCAGGAACCGATTTTCCAAAATAGCGCAGCAGATCGTCATGCCCGCCAATCCGCTGACCATTGATCCAGGTCTGCGGCGTGGTCTCGACGCCATGCCGGGCCTTAAAAGCGTCGGTTTCCTCACGTGTGGTGAGGTGATTGTCCTCAATCTCGAACCCTTCACGCTTCAGAAGATCGCGGGATTTCAGACCGAACGGACAGATATGTTTGTCCATCACCATCCGGTACAGCACCGCCTTGTTCGGGCCGCTGCGGTCAGCCGGAGAGCTCATCGCGTCGATACTTTGGGTGTGTTCATTTGAGTCCATCATACTTCAACAGGATTAAGGGACGGATGTTCCGACACGCAAGCATCCAGGCTCGCAAATGTAATTTAGCTGGGCTTTTGCACGGCTCGTAACTCGCAGAATTCCCGCTCCAACTTGTTGAAACGCTTCAATATACCTGTGCCCTGGACGCCACAAAGAAATGCTGGCGAGACTCTCAATCTGCTGACAGGGGTTGATCTTTGCCGCGCCGCACAATCACTCTGCAAAAATTACGTTTCGGACAGCATGTCGCCTGATCGGAGAGCGCTATGGGTAAAGTAAGCACAGTAGGCGTGGTCGGCGCCGGCCAGATGGGCAACGGGATCGCACATGTCTGCGCGCTCGCGGGCTATGACGTTCATCTCAATGACATTTCGGACGAGGCCCTCAGCAAGGGCATCCAGACCATCGAAGCGAACATGACGCGCCAGGTGGCCAGAAACCTTATCACACCTGATGAGATGTCCGCCGCCATAGCGCGCATCAAGCCCAACACGTCGCTCGGCGCGTTCAACAGTGTGGATCTGGCGATCGAGGCGGCGACCGAAAAACGCGAGATCAAGGAAAGCATTTTCAAGTCGGTGTGCGATGCCGTCCCGGCAAACGCCTTTCTCGCAACGAACACCTCCTCGATCTCGATTACGCGCCTCGCCGCAACGACCGATCGCCCTGAAAAGTTCATCGGCCTTCACTTCATGAACCCCGTGCCGCTGATGAAGCTGATGGAGGTCATCCGCGGCCTCGCGACAGATCAGCAGACCTATGAAATGGCGCTCGGCTTTGCAGACCGTCTTGGCAAGACAACGACCAATGCCGAAGACTATCCAGCCTTCATCGTGAACCGCGTTCTGGTCCCGATGATCAACGAGGCCGTCTATGCGCTTTATGAAGGTGTCGGCACGGTCGAAAGCATCGATACCGCGATGAAGCTCGGCGCGAACCATCCGATGGGGCCGCTGGAGCTGGCGGACTTCATTGGCCTCGATACCTGCCTCTCCATCATGCAGGTTCTGCATGACGGACTCGCCGATACCAAATACCGCCCTTGCCCGCTTCTTGTGAAATATGTCGAAGCCGGTTGGGTCGGCCGCAAGGCCAAGCGCGGCTTCTACGACTATCGCGGCGACGCGCCCGTCCCGACGCGCTAGGCTATATTTCGACTGTCCTGATCAGTTCGATCACTGCCAGAATAACCGTATTCACCGCAACGGCGGCGAGGATCATGCCCATGATCCGGCTGACCAATGCGGCGCCCGTCATCCGAATGACCTTGAGGATCGGCGTTGCCGCCAGCATCAGGATCAGGGCGGCGAACATCACCAGCAGCATGATCCCTGCCGTCACGGCCTGCTGCTCAATGCTGAACCGATTATTGTCCGTCAGCACGACGATGGCGAGAATGGCGCCGGGCGATGCGAGCGACGGCATGGCCAGAGGAAAGATCGCAACAGAGCCTTCTGCCTTTGTGCGCGTATAGCCTTCCGCTTCGGTCTCGGGTTTGGAATCGCCAAAGATCATCGTCAGCGCGAACAATAAAAGCACGATACCGCCAGCGATCTGAAACGCGGGCAGGCTGATCCCGAGCGCATTGATCAGGAATTGCCCCCCGATCAGAAACAAGAGCAGCACCAGGGTCGCCGCGACCGTCGCCTGTATCGCAATTTTCCATCGTTTCTCGGTAGCGACCGACGCGGTCACCGCAATAAACACCGGAATTGTGCCAATGGGGTCGATGACGACCCAGAGAAGTATGAATTGCTCAAGCAGATTATGGCTCATCCGGAGGGGTGCGCCCTTTGTCGATTTAATTGTGGCAGAGACCGGTCACATCGGCGCGCAGCGGCAATTTACAAGCATCGCGCGCTGCGAAACCTGTATATGCCACTGCTATGCCAGCGCGCTGAGACCTTTGCGCAACACATCCGGCTGGAGCGCCTCGATTTCTGCGTCGATGGCCGCGTGCTCACTTTTCCAGATGGGCACGGCTTGCAGGAGAAGCTCATGGCCAGCATCCGTCAGCTTCAACAGCCGGCTTCGTTTATCGGCCGGGTTCTGGATAATTTTGACGAGCCCGCGCCGCACGAGCGGCTTCAGATTTGCGGTCAGCGTGGTGCGATCCATGGCCAGAAGTTCGGCCACCGGTCCGAGCGGCGGCGGCGCGGGCCGGTTCAGCGCCATCAACAGTGAATACTGGCCACTCGTGATCCCCAGATGCCGAAACGCCTCATCAAATCGGCGCGCCAGCGCACGCGCCGCCCGCTGCGCTGCGAGGCACAGGCAATGATCCCTCACATGGATCGTCGTTTCGTATGGAATCTGATTCGCCATTGACTCTGTCATTTATGTTGATATCAACCTTTCCAGTCAAGAACAGCCAGCAGAGCCGCCCGTGCCCATCAAACCGAATTCCGATATCGAACTCTTCGTCTTCGACTGGGTGCCGGAAATGGCGCGCGGCTATGTCCGCGACCTTCGGCCCCGCTGGGCGATGGAAGAAGCTGGCATTGCCTACCGGACCACAGCTGTGAGCGTGGGCGCGAAGGGCGACTACCTATCCTTGCAGCCTTTCGGCCAGGTTCCGGCGATGAAGGAAGGCGAACTCCGCATCTTCGAGACCGGCGCCATGCTGCTACATCTTGGGCGCAAGAGCGAAATTCTGATGCCGACCGATGCGCAAGGCTGCGCCTCGACCGAAAGCTGGCTCTTCGCCGCCTTGAACAGCGTAGAGCCGCACGCTTTCGAACTTTTTTTCGTGCATGTCATGGAAGCCGATCAGGAGTGGGCGAAACTTCGCAGGCCAAGTCTCCACGATATGGTGAAGCGACGCTTGGCCCCGCTCGCTGACGCGCTCGGGCAGAAAGACTATTTCGTTGGCCCGTTCACTGTCGCCGACATCGCCATGGCGACCGTCCTTCGGGAAATTAACGGCCATATTCCACTGACAGAATTTCCGGTGCTCGACGCCTATCTCAAACGCTGCCTCGCCCGCCCCGCCTTCAAACGCGCGCTTGACGCGCAGTATGCCGACTTCACCGGCGAAGCCCCCGCCCAATTCGCCACGGCCTGACCGCCCAGCTTGACCGCAAGATAAGGACTGCCCCCATGAGCTATATCGAAGGCTTCATCCTTGCCGTGCCGGAGGAGAACAAGCAGGCTTTCATCGACCATGCGAGCGCCGCTTTCCCGCTCTTTGAGGAATTCGGCGTGACGCGCCATGTCGAATGCTGGGAAGATCAGGTTGAGGACGGAAAGGTCACCGACATGCGCCGCGCCGTCAAAGCCAAACCGGGCGAAAAAATCGTCTTCTCCTGGCTGGAATATCCTTCCAAAGCCGTTCGCGATAGCGCGTTCGAGAAGATGATGAGCGATCCTAGAATGGAAAATATGCCTGCCATGCCGTTCGACGGCCAGCGCATGGTATATGGCGGCTTTGAAGCCATTTCGGACATCGGCGCCGGTCAAAAGGATTGCTACGTAAGTGGCTCTGTCTTTGCCGTGCCGACTGCCAACAAGGCCGAATTCACAGCGTTCGCGAAGAAGATGGCGGCGATATTCAAAGAGTACGGCGCTGTTCGCCTGATGGATGCATGGGGCACCGATGTGCCTAGGGGCAAGGTGACCGACTTTCAGGGCGCCGTGCAGGCAAAGGATGACGAAACGGTCTCGTTCGGCTGGGTCGAGTGGCCATCGAAAGCCGCCAATGATGAGGCCTGGCCTAAAATCATGGCTGATCCGCGCATGGCCGAAATCACGATGCCGGCAGATGGAAGCCGCATGATCTTTGGCGGGTTCACACCGGTTGTGAATCTCTTCTCAAAGACAAATGCTAAAACCTAGCTCCGCCAGCGCAGCGTCACCGGCTTGATCGGGTTTTCAAATGGGCGGTCTTCGGTTCTGGCGCCCGCCCATTCCTTTTTCAGCGTGCGGTACCATTTGGCCTGAACGTCGATATCGTCGATCCAGATCATCGCCTTCTGATACTTCATGCCCTCATTCTGCAAATCGACAATATCGCCGTCCTGACGAAGGAATTTGCGCGCGGCCGGCTTGAAAATCGGGATCGCCAGATTGAGCAGCGGCGCCCCGGTAAACCAGGTCACCTGCGTGATCTTGGTCTTCTTCTTGTAGACCGGCGTCAGGCAGGTCAGCGTCAGCAGCCGCGCCTTCTCATTCTCGACAATTTCCCAGCGATAGCCGGGCAGCTGGAAGATGATCTCGGTCGTCACCTTGCCGCCGAAGACGGCCTTATAGGCGAGCGAATTGGAGGATGGCTGATGCCGATCGATGGCCCAGCCCCGGTCACGCGGGACAAATGGCTTTTCTTTCAGCTTCAGGCCCACGCTTGGTGGGCGCCACCACCATTGCGAATGCACGAAGGCGACGTGCGCCGGGTCCATCAGCCCGACCACTGCATCATCCATATGCGCGTTGAACGCTTCTTCGATCACAAATTTCGGCTTGTCCGGCAGCGCGCCAAAGTCTGGGGGCGGCACATCCGGCTCGCCATCGAATTTCGGATCATGCGCGATGAAGACGAAGATCAGCCCGTTCTTCTCGGCCACCGGATAGCGGCGAACCTTGAAGCGGCTCGCCTCATAAGGCTGCTCATCCAGAACAGACGGCATATGCCGACAGACGCCATCGGTCCCGAAGCGCCACCCATGATAAGGGCACTCCACCGTCGGCTCACCATTGGTGTCGACCTGTTTGCCCGCCGATAGCGGCACCAAACGGTGCGGACACACATCGCGCAGCGCAAACGCCTCGCCAGCCTCTGTGCGCCCCACCACAATCGGCTGATCCAGCATGATGACATGCTTCAACCCGCCGGGTTTCAGCTCTTTCGACGTGCACGCCAGATACCAGCTATCGGTCAGCCAGCCTTCCGGCGTGATGCCGGGCTGGGTTTCGACAGTCTTGTCTATGAGGGTCTGCGTGTCGGCCATGAAATGCTTCTATACCTCAAGACAGGTTACACAAAGCCTGCAAACACCCGTATTGACAGCAAGTCCTCGCGCTACTGCGGCCGCGACAGCCCCCACCTCAATCCGGCAAGCACGAACGACAGCAAGAGAGCGGGAGGCAGTACGAGCCAGATGATTATGCGCAGCGCATGTCCAACCATTTCGCGGTCAACAATACTGAAAATGTAGTAATGAAGCGTCGTCATGAGAGCGACCGCATACGCCAGCACAAGGGCGCTGACGACTGCAGTTGACCAAAAGCTTCCCGCGAATCCACCACGTCTCTTGTCAATCAACGGCACCACTGCGGCGACGACGTACAGCGACATCAACATGATACCACCGGACCAGCTCGGGACCAGCAGATGAACCCCTATCAGGCCAATGGTGTAAGCCGTAACAAACTTGGCGATTGATTTCATTTTCGCGTCCAGATCATCAGTCTTCCTGATAGATGCGTGAATAATCTTCGAACGGGGTGTCTTCCAACGCATCAGAGATAACAGATTTTGCCTGATCGACGTCGACCACGAAACAGATCGCTTCCATTGTGCCTGATCCGATACTGCCGCCGTCGCAGTAGCCAAGCCCCGTCCAGCCAAGCGTTTCGTTGAGCAAATCTTCCAGCTCATGACGCTTCTCAACATCGTCTTCAGTACCGTCGCCATCAATAGCGTACTCGACGAGCAGCACCGAATGGTCCGAGACGTCCAACTCGCCATATCCCGCCTGTCTCGGCACGGACAGCAGGCCGTCGACCTGCTTCTCCAGTGACCCGAAGAACTTCACGCGATGTGTGCGGGTCTGACCTTTCTCGCCGAGCTGGCCCCAATGCTCAACAAGGCGGCGGTTCTGCGGCTCGGCCCAAACCTCATGATAGGCAGAGACCGTGCCGTCTTGCTCGCGCTTGTAGAGTTTGAACATGGGACCGCAATCCGCTTTCTGGCCCAGGGCCGCGCCTGCCCAACAAATACGCACATAGCCGCTTTCCGCAAGCCTTCGCGACCGCTATATGGCGGCCATGACACCTCGTGACAAAATCCGCAATTTTTCCATCGTGGCGCATATCGACCACGGCAAGTCCACGCTCGCTGACCGGCTGATTCAGTTCACCGGCGGGCTGACAGACCGTGAGATGCGCGAACAAGTCCTCGATTCCATGGATATCGAGCAGGAACGCGGCATTACGATCAAGGCGCAGACCGTGCGCCTCAACTACACCGCCAAGGATGGCGAGACCTATGTCCTGAACCTGATGGACACGCCCGGCCATGTCGACTTCTCCTATGAAGTCAGCCGCTGTCTCGCTGCCTGCGAAGGCTCCCTGCTGGTCGTTGACGCCTCTCAGGGCGTTGAGGCGCAGACCCTCGCCAACGTCTATCAGGCGATCGATCAGAACCATGAGATCGTCCCCGTCCTCAACAAGATTGACCTGCCCGCCGCCGAGCCGGACCGCGTGAAAGAGCAGATCGAGGACATTATCGGCCTCGACGCCTCCGACGCGATCATGACGTCGGCGAAGAACAATATCGGCATTGAGGACGTCCTCGAAGCCATCGTCACCCGCCTTCCCGCGCCCCAGACCGGCGACGCGACCAAGCCGCTCAAGGCTTCGCTGATCGACGCCTATTACGACCCCTATCTCGGCGTCGTGGTTATCGTCCGCATCGTCGACGGCGTGCTGAAGAAGAAACAGAAAATCCGCATGATGCGCACCAAGTCGACCTATGATGTCGACAAGGTCGGCATTTTCGGCCCCAAACCAACCGACGTTGATGAACTTGGGCCGGGCGAAGTTGGCTTCCTCGTCGCCTCGATCAAGGAAGTTGGCGACACAGCGGTCGGCGACACGATCACCGATGAGCGCAACCAGACCGACGCCCCGCTTCCAGGCTATAAGGAAGTCGTGCCGATGGTCTTCTGCGGGCTTTTCCCCGTCGATGCAGGCGATTTTGACGATCTGCGCGCGGCGATGGGCAAGCTCCGCCTCAACGATGCGAGCTTTACCTGGGAGATGGAAACATCTGCCGCGCTCGGCATGGGCTTTCGCTGCGGCTTCCTTGGCCTCTTGCACCTCGAAATCATCCAGGAGCGCCTCAGCCGTGAGTTCGACCTCGACCTCATCGCAACCGCGCCCTCCGTGGTCTATGAGATGACGATGACCGACGGCTCGGAAACTGAGCTTCACAACCCGGCTGACATGCCGGACGTGGTCAAGATCTCCGAAATCCGCGAACCGTGGATCAGCTCGACCATCTATACGCCCGACGAATATCTCGGCGGCATCCTGAAACTCTGTCAGGACCGGCGCGGCATCCAGAAAGAGCTGTCCTATGTCGGCGGCCGGGCGATGGTGAAATACGAATTGCCGCTCAACGAAGTCGTGTTTGACTTCTATGACCGTCTGAAATCCATCTCGAAGGGCTATGCGAGCTTCGATTATGAGATCATCGGCCACCGCGCCGAAGACCTTGTGAAGATGTCGATCCTCGTCAATGACGAGCCGGTCGATGCCCTCGCCATGCTGGTCCACCGCGACCGCGCCGAAGGCCGGGGCCGTCAGATGTGTGAACGCCTGAAAGACCTCATCCCCCGCCAGATGTTCAAGATCCCGGTCCAGGCCGCGATCGGCGGACGCGTCATCGCCCGCGAAACCATCTCGGCCCTCCGCAAGGACGTGACCGCCAAATGCTATGGCGGCGACGCGACCCGCAAGAAGAAGCTGCTCGAAAAGCAGAAAGCCGGCAAACAGCGCATGCGCCAGTTCGGCAAGGTCGAAATCCCGCAGGAAGCCTTTGTCGCGGCGCTAAGGATGGACGGGGACTAGGCACGGGCGATGTGGCTTTTCTTAGGTGGCGTTTCCCTAATTGTTTTAAAGTGGATAACCGCATTCATTCTACGTCTAATTTTCGGTCGAATAGCAATGCAATACGTTGCCATTAAGCTGGGGCATCAGGCGCTAAGGCTTTGGAAAGACCACGATTGGAGCGGAAGCTGGGAAATTAGCTGGGTGGCTGTCACGGATGTAGGAAAATCTGAGAACGTTGGCCGAGGTGAAGTTTTCAAATTCTTTAATAGTGTCGCTATCGTTTCAACTCCGATAAGTGGGGAAACATCTGAAATATATAGATTTGTCGGGCGCTTAAGCCGAAATGGCACAATTCTTTCAGGGCATTGGACGGACCACAAGAGAAATAACAAAGGTTATCATGGCACCTTTCAGATCCGTCGATCAGAAAAGGGTCGTTCCGCAGTGGGTCAATGGCTTGGATTCTCTCAAAACGGAAACTTGATTAGAACTGGCGAACTCAAATGGCAGAAGCTTGACCCACAAGAAGAAGCTACTTGAAAAGTAAAAAAG contains:
- the lepA gene encoding translation elongation factor 4 is translated as MTPRDKIRNFSIVAHIDHGKSTLADRLIQFTGGLTDREMREQVLDSMDIEQERGITIKAQTVRLNYTAKDGETYVLNLMDTPGHVDFSYEVSRCLAACEGSLLVVDASQGVEAQTLANVYQAIDQNHEIVPVLNKIDLPAAEPDRVKEQIEDIIGLDASDAIMTSAKNNIGIEDVLEAIVTRLPAPQTGDATKPLKASLIDAYYDPYLGVVVIVRIVDGVLKKKQKIRMMRTKSTYDVDKVGIFGPKPTDVDELGPGEVGFLVASIKEVGDTAVGDTITDERNQTDAPLPGYKEVVPMVFCGLFPVDAGDFDDLRAAMGKLRLNDASFTWEMETSAALGMGFRCGFLGLLHLEIIQERLSREFDLDLIATAPSVVYEMTMTDGSETELHNPADMPDVVKISEIREPWISSTIYTPDEYLGGILKLCQDRRGIQKELSYVGGRAMVKYELPLNEVVFDFYDRLKSISKGYASFDYEIIGHRAEDLVKMSILVNDEPVDALAMLVHRDRAEGRGRQMCERLKDLIPRQMFKIPVQAAIGGRVIARETISALRKDVTAKCYGGDATRKKKLLEKQKAGKQRMRQFGKVEIPQEAFVAALRMDGD
- a CDS encoding glutathione S-transferase family protein, which translates into the protein MPIKPNSDIELFVFDWVPEMARGYVRDLRPRWAMEEAGIAYRTTAVSVGAKGDYLSLQPFGQVPAMKEGELRIFETGAMLLHLGRKSEILMPTDAQGCASTESWLFAALNSVEPHAFELFFVHVMEADQEWAKLRRPSLHDMVKRRLAPLADALGQKDYFVGPFTVADIAMATVLREINGHIPLTEFPVLDAYLKRCLARPAFKRALDAQYADFTGEAPAQFATA
- a CDS encoding DUF1428 domain-containing protein gives rise to the protein MSYIEGFILAVPEENKQAFIDHASAAFPLFEEFGVTRHVECWEDQVEDGKVTDMRRAVKAKPGEKIVFSWLEYPSKAVRDSAFEKMMSDPRMENMPAMPFDGQRMVYGGFEAISDIGAGQKDCYVSGSVFAVPTANKAEFTAFAKKMAAIFKEYGAVRLMDAWGTDVPRGKVTDFQGAVQAKDDETVSFGWVEWPSKAANDEAWPKIMADPRMAEITMPADGSRMIFGGFTPVVNLFSKTNAKT
- a CDS encoding aromatic ring-hydroxylating oxygenase subunit alpha, which encodes MADTQTLIDKTVETQPGITPEGWLTDSWYLACTSKELKPGGLKHVIMLDQPIVVGRTEAGEAFALRDVCPHRLVPLSAGKQVDTNGEPTVECPYHGWRFGTDGVCRHMPSVLDEQPYEASRFKVRRYPVAEKNGLIFVFIAHDPKFDGEPDVPPPDFGALPDKPKFVIEEAFNAHMDDAVVGLMDPAHVAFVHSQWWWRPPSVGLKLKEKPFVPRDRGWAIDRHQPSSNSLAYKAVFGGKVTTEIIFQLPGYRWEIVENEKARLLTLTCLTPVYKKKTKITQVTWFTGAPLLNLAIPIFKPAARKFLRQDGDIVDLQNEGMKYQKAMIWIDDIDVQAKWYRTLKKEWAGARTEDRPFENPIKPVTLRWRS